The following are encoded in a window of Panicum virgatum strain AP13 chromosome 5N, P.virgatum_v5, whole genome shotgun sequence genomic DNA:
- the LOC120672060 gene encoding uncharacterized protein LOC120672060 — MAGARSAALLALLLLVSAGAFSGAAAAAAGASKSKGGSGRGGLPPCRDLATRGDCAARSGCRWCRSEALDDMCFGATEAWRLPRQVFSCDPPSGAANARK, encoded by the coding sequence ATGGCCGGAGCCAGATCCGCGGCCCTGCTCGCGCTGCTCCTCCTGGTCAGCGCGGGGGCGTTCTCGGGggcggccgccgctgctgccggggCGAGCAAGAGCAAGGGCGGGTCGGGCCGCGGCGGGCTGCCGCCGTGCCGGGATCTGGCGACGCGGGGCGATtgcgcggcgcgcagcgggtgCCGGTGGTGCCGCAGCGAGGCGCTCGACGACATGTGCTTCGGGGCCACCGAGGCGTGGCGCCTCCCGCGCCAGGTCTTCTCCTGCGACCCGCCCTCCGGCGCCGCGAATGCCCGGAAgtaa
- the LOC120676156 gene encoding probable cysteine desulfurase, with protein sequence MPLLVQRAQAQPVSAGTTVCGCAALPSPAAAAAAAAEERADGTLFDDLVLGGGDGVVKNEPGADDASAQKLEWLRSQIIGAEAEFASPFGTRRITYADHTASGRCLRFSEEFVLRNVLPYYGNTHTTDSYVGLHTSKLAGDAARYVKRSLGAGARDMLLFCGTGCTAAIKRLQEVTGMAVPPTLRAAALAALPPSDRWVVFLGPYEHHSNLLTWRESLAEVVEIGLRPDDGLLDLGALEAALAARAPSGRPMLGAFSACSNVNGLRTDTRAVARLLRRHGAYACFDFACSAPYVRVDMRSGDDDGYDAVFLSPHKFLGGPGSPGVLAMASRLYRLRRTAPSTSGGGTVLYVSAYGDAVYSGDAEEREDAGTPAIIQKIRAALAFRVKEWVGEACIEAHEARMLALALRRVRAAANPNLRLLLGADPASAPRLPVLSFVVYSPYGYGEAELEGGGTEQAPATRLQLHCRFVTKLLNDLFGVQARAGCACAGPYGHRLLGISPARAKAIRSAVEQGYHGVRPGWTRVSLAYYTSMEEAEFVLDAVDFVASFGHRFLPLYSFDWKTGDWRYDPSCARGLVPNDAGNGSPAPSGGVKADHGYQSYMACAHRLADSLAATCSGLGSTRARRIPESVDPQLVYFVV encoded by the exons ATGCCGCTTCTCGTGCagcgcgcgcaggcgcagcCCGTTTCTGCTGGCACCACCGTGTGTGGTTGCGCTGCGCTTCCTagtcctgcagcagcagcagcagcagcagcagaagaacgCGCCGATGGCACCCTGTTCGACGATCTCGTgctcggtggcggcgacggcgtcgtcAAGAACGAGCCCGGCGCGGACGACGCGTCGGCCCAGAAGCTCGAGTGGCTGAGGTCGCAGATCATCGGGGCCGAAGCGGAGTTCGCGTCGCCGTTCGGGACTCGCCGCATCACGTACGCCGACCACACCGCGTCCGGCCGCTGCCTCCGCTTCTCCGAGGAGTTCGTGCTCCGGAACGTTCTCCCCTACTACG GGAACACGCACACGACCGACAGCTACGTGGGCCTGCACACGAgcaagctcgccggcgacgcggcgcGGTACGTGAAGCGCAGCCTGGGCGCCGGGGCGCGGGACATGCTGCTCTTCTGCGGCACGGGCTGCACCGCCGCCATCAAGCGCCTGCAGGAGGTGACGGGGATGGCCGTGCCGCCCACGCTGCGcgccgcggcgctggccgcgctgccgccgtccGACCGGTGGGTGGTCTTCCTGGGGCCCTACGAGCACCACTCCAACCTGCTCACCTGGCGGGAGAGCCTCGCGGAGGTGGTGGAGATCGGCCTCCGCCCGGACGACGGCCTCCTGGACCTGGGCGcgctggaggcggcgctggcggcgcgcgcgccgtcGGGGCGGCCCATGCTGGGCGCCTTCTCGGCGTGCAGCAACGTCAACGGCCTGCGCACCGACACCCGCGCCGTGGCGCGCCTCCTGCGCCGGCACGGCGCCTACGCCTGCTTCGACTTCGCGTGCAGCGCGCCCTACGTGCGCGTCGACATGCGGTCCGGGGACGACGACGGCTACGACGCCGTGTTCCTGAGCCCGCACAAGTTCCTCGGCGGGCCCGGCAGCCCGGGCGTGCTGGCCATGGCGTCGCGGCTGTACCGCCTCCGCCGCACCGCGCCgtccaccagcggcggcggcaccgtgcTCTACGTCAGCGCCTACGGCGACGCCGTGTACAGCGGCGACGCCGAGGAGCGCGAGGACGCGGGCACGCCGGCCATCATCCAGAAGATCCGCGCCGCGCTGGCGTTCCGGGTGAAGGAGTGGGTTGGGGAGGCGTGCATCGAGGCGCACGAGGCCCGCATGCTGGCGCTGGCACTCCGCCGCGTCCGCGCGGCCGCCAACCCCAACCTGCGCCTGCTGCTCGGCGCCGACCCCGCGAGCGCGCCCCGGCTCCCGGTGCTCTCCTTCGTCGTGTACTCCCCGTACGGGTACGgcgaggccgagctcgagggcGGGGGCACGGAAcaggcgccggcgacgaggctgcAGCTGCACTGCCGGTTCGTGACGAAGCTGCTGAACGACCTGTTCGGCGTGCAGGCGCGGGCGGGGTGCGCCTGCGCGGGGCCCTACGGCCACCGGCTCCTCGGCATCAGCCCGGCGCGCGCGAAAGCCATCAGATCCGCCGTCGAGCAG GGCTACCACGGGGTGCGGCCCGGGTGGACGCGGGTCAGCCTCGCCTACTACacgtcgatggaggaggccgagttCGTGCTGGACGCCGTCGACTTCGTGGCCAGCTTCGGCCACCGGTTCCTGCCGCTGTACAGCTTCGACTGGAAAACCGGAGACTGGCGCTACGACCCCAGCTGCGCCCGTGGGCTCGTGCCAAACGACGCTGGCAACGGCTCCCCTGCTCCCAGTGGAGGCGTCAAAGCCGACCACGGTTACCAGAGCTACATGGCATGTGCTCACCGCCTGGCCGACTCCTTGGCGGCCACTTGCAGTGGTCTTGGTAGCACGCGTGCTAGACGAATTCCCGAGAGCGTCGACCCACAGCTAGTCTATTTCGTCGTGTGA